TTCATTCGTCATTTGCTTAAACATGTTGTTAGATATAGGAGTTGTTATGAGTTATTACCGCGCATTTCTTTTGAGAAACCGCAGAAAGCTGCATGCTCATATCTTCCACCATGTTTTACCGGCCAAATTAATATACTTATTccatttcaagaaaagtgatgcttttgtaattagttttaaAATTAGGTATGTTTTTAGAAAGCCCGACTGTAAAGATAAAAATATGACGAAGTATAAATTTCTCACTATTACGGTGACCTTTTTTAGTAGTTAAATGCCCGACCACTTGTATGCCCAAGAGACACGATAACTCTAGACCCCTGTAGACGTAATCAAAATGTGAACATCCAACTAGATGAGGTTGCGGTTGCGGCTAGTTTGGTTTTAGACCCCTACACCACATGTGTCAAATCAAGAAATGACGAGTTGGGTAAGGTGATGATCATTTCCTCCGTCGTCCCTATCTCTCTTCTTTGATAATTAGACGCAATCCTTTGACTAGAACACAACCACTTCTCAGAGGTCATCTTCTTTGACCCTTTTGAAATTTGACTGCTCTAACAAATCTTCAACCCTCTATAAAACTTCATCACTGTCTAATCTCTAGACATAACATCTCGTTTCCATTGAAAAATCCTAACACCCACCATCATAATCTTGGACTAGTTTTGGAAAaatcgaaaagaagaagaagctgatcaAGAATTCAAAAGAGAAAATGACAGAGAAAAGCTATGATCAGAACTTGAAACACCTCAACAAGTACTCaacaaacaagatatcaaaaccaatcaagaaatacTCACCATTGGATCATCATCAACAACTGAATGGTTATCAGCCTAAGCAGCAGAAAACGCATGTTTACAATATAAACAAGAGTGATTTCAGAACATTAGTTCAACAGCTTACTGGTCCTTCTTCTAATTCTCAGGTTTATCAACAtcctcttccaccaccaccacaaccactgaTACATAATCCTAAACCTCAAATGAGCTCTCGTCTTTATAGTATTCGTCCACCGCCCCTTACAACAAAAACCCCTGTTCTCtcctctgccaccaccatcaccaccgtcAAAGATGAAGAGTATCGGCCACAGGTGTCGGGTTTATCACCACTTCCAGCTTTTCCAAGTGTTAATTTCACAGCTGAGTCTCCGATTTCTGCTTACATGAGGTATCTAAGAAGCTCTACACCAACGAATACTACTAATGCAAATGATTTTGAATCATCAAAGGGCCAGTATGATTTTCTTAATACTTCTTCATTTCCTTCACCTACAACAACAGCTCAATTAGAGTTTCCTCCTACAACTCTTGCACCAAGCTGGAAAAATGTCTGAAGGTGTGTCCAGAGAACATTTTACTTTTTACTTCTATGGGGGTAAAACAAACTTTAACTTTACATGAATTAGAGGTTAGAATTTCCAGTGTattttgatcttttgaagattctaAATTTCTAACATGATTCTGCTGATGTAAATTTATGATCCAAAGAGAATATATCTTGTATTGCACTATTCATTCTCCAGGCTATTGAATATTCAAGCATTCTTTTTTTAAGTGGATATGTACTGTTTGATGAAAAGCGGATGAACTTGCTTAAGAAATGGGCTTAAATTTGCCATGTTTTTAATGCTCATCTACATATCTTTCTCCAAATTGTAGACCACTAAattaaattaagaagaaaaaccaAGTTGAATGTCATTTCTTTATTTGAAGTGGGAATCTAGTCAATCCACATCAAACCCTTAAAAGACTCTTTCTAGTTCTTCTGTCTTTGGTCTAATTCAAAGTAAAATATTTCCTTGAAACTTCCTTTTAGACAAGACTTGTTCATGAGAGAAAAACAAAGTACTCTTATGGCCCTATCTAAATGAAACATTAACCATATATGCGGGCACCAGAAACTAACCAAGCTGAACCAATGGGTTCATGTACCTCAACTGTATAATTCCAACAGCAAAACACTTTTACAAAGAgttggaaacaaaaaaaaaaaatcatctgggATAATCCCCTGTCATGACTTAAAATCTAGGCTCAAAAGTTGCACTGCTGGCAAGTTTGCAAAAATTCAAATCACAGAAAAACTAGTCACGCGCTCATGCCTCCTTGGCTGATCAGCATCGTTTTTGTTCTTTAATACATTTCTTCCCCTCGGTCGAGAATAATCATCAAACTGACCCCTTTTAGCATCCATGTCTCTGCCTCTTCCATCCCTggaacttcttctttcttcttctttcttcttctttcatctcTTCCACTTCACGAACTGCATTCATCCTTTTCATGCCTCCTACTTCACTGCTCTTCCTCTTCTCCAATTCTTCTATTTCCACGTACTTCCTCATCTCTTCCACGATTTCTGCCTCAGAGATCCTCTTCCATCCTCTCATGCATTTTCCCACCTCACTCTCATGTTTGGTAGAATGTTTTTTTCTTCAGTTCTCGCATGCTTTCTGCTTGTGTACTTTTCTTCCTCATCTCTGCCACCAAGCTCCTCTTCACCCCTTCCAAGCTTTATGTTTCCTTATTCATCTCCAAGTCCTCAGTGAGTAGTTTCACTAGCAT
This is a stretch of genomic DNA from Papaver somniferum cultivar HN1 chromosome 1, ASM357369v1, whole genome shotgun sequence. It encodes these proteins:
- the LOC113311976 gene encoding VQ motif-containing protein 9-like; this translates as MTEKSYDQNLKHLNKYSTNKISKPIKKYSPLDHHQQLNGYQPKQQKTHVYNINKSDFRTLVQQLTGPSSNSQVYQHPLPPPPQPLIHNPKPQMSSRLYSIRPPPLTTKTPVLSSATTITTVKDEEYRPQVSGLSPLPAFPSVNFTAESPISAYMRYLRSSTPTNTTNANDFESSKGQYDFLNTSSFPSPTTTAQLEFPPTTLAPSWKNV